TCACTACAACATGCTGATGTATATTTCCTATGACATCAGTTGGGGCTGATGGtgcacccaatgaagttaatgccCAACTTGCTTtctatttcaatgggagcaggatctgttTTACTTAAGTGATTAGTGAAGCAAACTGTGAATGACACTCTTTACAATTATTGTGTAGTCTTTCTGACATTTCAGGAATAGTCTGTGCTGGATCAGACAAATATGATCCATCGTTACAGTTCAAACGGACAGCAGTAGGACCATATCTTATGAGTGATCTTAGCTACAGAAAATTAAGGCCATATACTCactgccttccctcccccaccccaatgctTTTTTGTGCTAGaaatagggccggctccaggcaccagcgaaggaagcttggggcagccaatggaaagggacggcacgtccgggtcttcggcgacgggtccctctcttcctctttgagctgccaccgaagtgccgccgaaaaggaagagagggagcgaaagACCCACCGATGAATTGCCACTAAAGAATGAAGTGACACGACTGagccgccgccgaaatgccgccgatcgGCTTTCTTTCGCCCCCcctgcttcgccgcttggggcggcaaaaaagctggagctggccctggctagaAACAAAGTGGCTGGTGCTTTCCCCATTCCAGAGAGTGCACATTTGAAAGCATCCTAAAAAATTATTTCCAAGCGAGTCCATAAAATTTTAACTTATGAAGTTATTTGTTAATTGCTGATGTGAAGGAGTGTTTCACTGTGCAGTACAATTTGCAGTGTGTTTTAAAGAAAAGGTGAGATGCTAAAACAATCAATGGGATTCACCCTGACACAAAAAACAgaaatttaaacacattttatatgTCCCTTTCTTCtgggccttgggcctgatcctacagGGTGCACATGTCTATCTAATTACCTATTTTACATGGTTGTCACCACAGTATATGAGCATCTCACAACCGTTAATGGATTTTTATCCTCATAAAACCCCCGAGGTTTGTTAACACTATGGAGGTGGAATTGAGGTACCGGGTAGATGAAGTGATTTACCCAGTGTCGCACAGGAAGCATGTGGTAGAGACAGttattgaacctagatctcctgagtcccaggccagtccCCTATCCACTTCAAATTATGATCTCCTTTGGCAGTAATCTGTACCAGGACCCCTGCCCAATGCCAGCTGAGGACTGGTGGTGGGAGGGCAACTGTGCCCCTTCTCCCAAGTCTTGTACCAAGCAATCAGTCTGAGCTatgaagaatctggccctatatttttTGCTGTGTACTACCCAGCAGACAGGAAGCATCAAAACCTAAGAGTCATAATTTCAGGATTAAGCACACACTgatgtattttgtttttgtgaTGTCAAGAGAATATTAATATAAATGACAAGCCTTTTTAGTGCGTGTTTATTTATGTGTGGCTTCCCAGAATGAAATGTGCAACTATGGCTTGGGCAGAAAGGTTTGGAGAATTGCTTATGAGGAGtgttttttaaaagcagcacTTATTTACAGTCTACTGCACAATTAAGCATCTAGTCAAGATCATGTTTGGCACATGTTTGAGAACCTTGCAATGGCAATTTTCTCCTTCCAAATGGGAGGGTTTTCTAAGTTGAGCTTCATTTCATAAACGTCCCACAGAGAACAAAGGAGAAAAGACTTCACGCTGCTCCCTCAAAAACAGTCCCATGGACTTTCATCGAAGCAGGATTGGATCCAGCATTTCACACCATCTCTCCCAACATCATGTAACGTGAAAGAGACATGGGAAAGTAACAGAGGAAAAAATGGTCAAACAATGAACGAGTGAGTCTTTGAAAAAACATGAACTTTCACATCAATAAGACATTATTCTTTGCTTTAACCACTAGTCCATGCGCGTCCTGACAAAGCCTGTGTTGTTAAGCTTACTTAGagtttctaaagcactttgatgTCGTTTGATGGAAGGTGCTGTACACAGAAGTGCTCAATATTATTTTGTCATTTTCGCCATGATCACCAGGTGAATTTGCCTAAAAATGCCAAGACAAATCAGTAGCCAAGTGACTCCTGCAGGTACTGTGAGCTGCACAGTGTGATCCCTACACCCTTGTGGTTCTTAGTGCTGGATCAGAGTGTTAGGGTGTTACTTTAGGAGTTCAGTGTGTAAAGAAAGAAGAAGCATTCCTGATGGTTTTTACCCCAACATGTATAGAGACGAGTTGGATTACAAGGATGACAAAAGATTACAATGGTTCAGGAATTTTCAGATGGATACAAGGGAAGTTAAACATTTATATCTTAACTTCTTTTCTAATCTGACATGGTTTTATAGATAAATATTGCTTGATTTTTGGTTAAACGTTAAACAGATAAAGTGAGCTGCAGGGCATAAGGGTGGAATCAGAGGATTCTTTATTTTGCAGTCATTCATTCTCAAATATCTAAATTCTTCCCCTCTGTTTATCTTAAAGGCTGGCTACCCCCATCTGCATGCCTATCCCTAGAAAGGACAGCAGTTTGTGTCTGCAGCTTGCAGTGATGCTGTTTTCTACCTAGCCAAGGAGATGACAATAAAAGGAGACAGCTGCTTGCAACACAGGGTGTTTAAAGCTAAACGCAATACCTTCGTGTCGCATGCGATCTCTCGCAGGCCGGAAAAAAAGCAGCACAGACCTGTTTAGAGCTTCACTGAGACAACAATGCAGTTTTCCCCACTCCCTTTCAAACCAGTAGGTCAGTTCATTTAAACctcttgtatttttttaaactgatgttACCCATCTGAGTAAGTGgggaaaatatattaaaagtgaCTGTGAGCAGATGCTGAGTAGTTTCTGGTGAAAAAGATCTCCCTCTGAAGAGTTACTATGTGTGTGCATAACATTAAGAGGTTGAAAGCTTTGTCGCCATGCCATTTATAGCCCAGTGTTATGATTTTTCAAAGCCCAAACACAAATCATCAACACATTATTAGGATGGCAACAGTGTATTAATTACTGATTAACCTAAACTAGGAAGGGATGAATTAATTTTAACAACAGGTTTGGAGCAATAAAATATTTGACACAGATGACAAAAGCACTGTATTCTAGAAATTCCCTTGAAGGACTAGTGGTAGATCTGAAAATCAGGTGTTATTTAGGTATAATTCCATATATGCATAATCCATGATATTTACCACAAAATGGTCCTTTAACACTACAACCTCCCACTTGTGCTTCCACTAGGACCAGAGATTCTAGCGCAAATCAGACTGCCAGACTCTGTAAACAATGCCCTTGGGCACAGCCTAAGAAAGATAACTGTTCTTAGTTTGTAAACTTCTTGTGCTGGAGACACATGCCTCCTCCATAGCATTGCTATCTGAGAATTATATAGTACAGACAGAAACTGTCTTCTTTACAACAAAGCTATTCCTTCTTAATAGCTGCTACAAGACAAATGCACTAAATACCATTATATGTGCAGGATGGTTATGAAAGAAGCTAGTCATTGTCGGACAGATAAGATATATCTCTACCAGTTGCTAAAGCAGGATGCTCAGGGTCATCTTGTTTTCCTTAGCATTCTTAAGCACTTACTGCAAAGCTTGTATCTGCAACTTTTAAAATCCTGGGAGCAGATTTATATTTGAAAACTGAGGAGTCCAGTTAAACAAAACATAAATCTGGCTTTTGCACTGCTACAGCCACTGCAGAATCATGGAACCACCTCCCATGCCCCTCAAGCCTCAAAACCAAATGTTCCTGTGCAGTCTTTTATGGCATCAGAGCTGGACAAAGTCTTTACTAAGTCAGCCCCAAAGAAACAGAAAGGgttattcatagatttttaagtctagaagagaccattagatcacctactctgacctcctatataatacAGACCACAGAATTTCCTCCAGTTACTCCTGCATTGATCCCCATAACTTtcatttgactaaagcatatcttccaggaGGCATCCAGTCTGAATCTGAAGTCTTCAAGAAGATAaagaatctaccacttccctccaTAGTTTCTtctaatggttaatcacccttactgttaaaaatgtgtgccttatttctgatTTGAATTTATCTGGCTTTAACGGACAGCTTCTTATCAGCTGGTTATGATTTAATTACTGGTGAATAGAAGATGACTGAGCTATGAAAACAGAATGGATATTTTCAATATCCTTTTAGAAAAAACAATTGTTGATTAAGTGACACAGAAACTGGATGATACAGGGGATTCATAATGAAATTCTGAGGCTTTTTGTTTCAGGGTCACTAGATAAAATCTGGCCCCACTCTGTAGGAACTAAAAGTTGTTAAAAATTAATGGGGTTAGTGGAGTATTTGAAATGAGTTAGAGATCTCAGACTGGATTCCCCACTCTGCGAAGGCCACTTTGCATTGTGTAAGGAGATAACTGGCAATCTCAGCCAGTGGAAAGCTGCAGAAAGTGATTCCACCGCCTGCACCAATTGCAATCTTCCTTCCCCAGTGGATAAAGGGTTGCATTAGAGGCGGGAGCGCTGAGCTGTATCCTCCACTGGGTACAAGATCAGCACAGCACCTGTGTAGCTCAGACTGCAATGGGATGGGCAGCCCTGACTCCAAGAACTGCAACTGGCTCCCTACAATGCCCCCAAATCCTTCACTCCCTCCATATGCAGCTTCTCCTACCACTTCCTAATTACACTGCGAAAGCACCATCACCACTGAAGCTGTTTGGCCCCTGAACAGTGAAATTACAGAGGCAGAGATCCCAATGGGCAGAGTCTCTTTTTCTCATCCCCAGAAATGGAACAGGGTCCAGGTACATTGGTGGGATGGGGGGTGCTGATAATACCGGCACCCTCTGTCAGTCCCTTGTGGCCAAGTGGATGCAGTGTCGCCAACTCTCCTGATTTCTCCATGTGTCCAGCTAGAGCTGGAGTCGTCTCGCCAGGATGCCAGCAGCTCCAGCACTCTTGTGAATTTCAACCCTGCCTAGGGGGAGGAACccactctgattggctgccttcacCACTTGCCTGGGGATGAGCAACCAATGAGGACTACTGTTGGAGGTATGCAGAGTTCTCCTCTCCTACCGCTCAAGAACTGAATGGAGTTCTGGGATAGAAGAAGGGAGACACCAGTCtcacaggaggggaaggggaagcagaAAGAGATGAGCAGCTCAGGGAAGCCCtgctccatcctccctccctgtgaACAGTGGGTCAGTCAGCtctgttcctccctccccacaacacCCAGCTTGGGAAGGGGGAAAAGGTGGTGCAGCACCCCCATCACACCCCAGGGGGGTGGTGAAGACCCTCACAAGCTTCAGGAGAAGAACTGGTGTGGGAACTGGGCAAATGTGGGGCCAGGTGGGAGGGTGGACAGGCAGATGTAGGGGGTGAAAGCCCCTGCAGCAGAGGCTAAAATCACCTTAACCAGACACCCTGTGAAACCAGAAGTCCTCAATCAGACAGCAGTGCaaccaccaaaaaaataaaaaagcaaatactgtattgcctcagggcttcagccacggGGGGGTTCGTGCTGCagccagagggtgggaggggtccAGGGGTCCTGGCAGAAGGACAGCTCAGGTCTTCTGACTCTCAGGAGTACCAGGGCTCAGGGGTTTAGACtggggggcagcactggggctcagagcttcagccctgtggctcTGTTCCCGGCTTCAGCCCGATGGGGGgtgccggggcttggggctttagcTACAAGGGGAGCACTGGTTTCAGCCACAGCGCTCTCTCCGtaactgaagccccaagccccgcacccAGTTGAAACCAGGAGAGgagccacagggctgaagccccaatccCTGGTGCCCCACATggggcagaagctgggagtggagccgcagggctgaagccccagcgCTCTCCCGCAGGTTTAAAGTGCCAAGCCCCAGTTCTCCCTGGCAGCCCCTAGGATCAGTAGCCCGCCTCCcccagagtcccgcagccccaACTTCTCCGTGGCTGAAGTCTGTAACGTCTTATTCAGAGTTCCAGACcatttcagagttacagacaATAGAACAATACACCCATAATAGGAGTATTGTAATATTTGGTGCCCTGTTCAATGTTGCAAACTTTCATTATCTAAATAAAGTGCCCATCCAGGGCTCTAGATGACTATAACAGCATCATTAAAATACAGCATAAAACTCAGCAGCTTTCCCAAAAAGGGAACAACCAATCAGCAAACATCCCCTCAACATGCACTCCAGCACGAGCCCTTATCACAACTCCCCCTCTCCAAAAGCTTGGGCAAGAAGATGGGCCATCTGTGTGTCCGGAAAGTCAGCAAAACTGAACTTTTACAGATTAACAGTGGGGAAATTAATCCAAGGTTGAGCACCCCACATTGACAGCTCTCTCTCTGATATGGAGGGAAGTTCCAGTTGAAACACCTCTGTGGGCTATAGCTATAGAAATATGGCACAGTGAGATAGGCAGGTCTCAAGCAATTTTAGAGTTTCATTGGCCAAATCCTACACCTACAGGTTAAATACCCACAAAACTTACTctctggctgggattttcaaattcaatgtgatttaggcacctaactcccttagactcCTTTGCAACTcccagtttttattattttaatccaGACAAATGCGCTGGTAACGTTGCTGTGAATTTTGTCAAACCTTCTCCTTCCAGAGacctttctgaattttttttttaaaactacagaaaaaaaaaaaccacacatacaTTTTGTAGCATTCTGCCTACAACCAAACTGTCTAACCAGCTACCAGATGAGGAGATATTTGGTCTACAACTTGATTGACCCTATGCTTCGTAATTTTTCATGGTGTGACATCTTCTATCGCCTAAGTGGGCAAGCAAGCACTGGCATGTCAATATCCAAgagattttaagttatttttgACAGGCACGTGGATTCTTATACATAATTTTCAATATTGTCTTACCTAAGACGGTCATGACTGTCTTCATAAGCTTCATTGGTGTCCTCCTACGGCTGATGGATCCACTAGTGTGTGGAGATAAGACATTAGTTTTCCTCTGGACGTACATGTAGATTCTTAGGTAAACCACcaccataatgaagaaaacaactagattggagacagtccagaatatcagataacttctgctataaATAGGAGCCAGGGAAGAACAGGTTGAGATATTGCAAAGGCAGTTCCAACCCAAAGTAGGCACAGCCCCCATAAAAATAGCAATGGCCCAGatcaataaaattaaaaaagtgaCTCTTTTCTTTGTGAGGTTACTGTGAACCCTCATCCGCACTACTGACATGTGTCGCTCAACAGCTATCACAAATAAATTAGCCAGAGAAGCTGTCAGGCTGGTGTCCAGAAGCCCCTGACGCAAAAACCATCGGTTAACAGTTAGCGTTTTGGACACAGGGCCAGTGTTGAACATCAAGTATACATAGGCAATGCCAGCAAAAAAGTCTGCAGCAGCTAGATTGGCTAGCAGATAGTAGAAGGGGAAATGAAATCTTTTGTTTTTGACCACAGCTGCTATGACCAgtgaatttgaaataaaaataaacaggcaGAAGAAGGTCCCAAAACATAAAACAATAACAAGGTTTGTCCCTGACCACTCATCTACTGTGTCAGTGTTGCTCATGTTATAAAAAAAGTCCATACGTTTATCATAGTGGCATTCGTTCatcctggatcagggccttacatcctagggggggaaaaaaaacatgaatTAGATTTCATACCTTGTCTTTGCTTGAAGCACTGTGCTGCAAATACTTTGAGTGTAAA
This Chrysemys picta bellii isolate R12L10 chromosome 8, ASM1138683v2, whole genome shotgun sequence DNA region includes the following protein-coding sequences:
- the LPAR3 gene encoding lysophosphatidic acid receptor 3, which encodes MNECHYDKRMDFFYNMSNTDTVDEWSGTNLVIVLCFGTFFCLFIFISNSLVIAAVVKNKRFHFPFYYLLANLAAADFFAGIAYVYLMFNTGPVSKTLTVNRWFLRQGLLDTSLTASLANLFVIAVERHMSVVRMRVHSNLTKKRVTFLILLIWAIAIFMGAVPTLGWNCLCNISTCSSLAPIYSRSYLIFWTVSNLVVFFIMVVVYLRIYMYVQRKTNVLSPHTSGSISRRRTPMKLMKTVMTVLGAFVVCWTPGLVVLLLDGLNCTHCGVQHVKRWFLLLALLNSVMNPVIYSYKDDEMSNTMRRIMCCSSDDKNQERRSSRIPSTVLSRSTDTTGQYIEDSIIQGTISGKGNS